GAATTTCCAGGGAAGAGAAAAAAGAAAAGTTGGGTTTATGGCTTGATGATAATGTAGAAATCATGGTAGCCACCAATGCCTTTGGAATGGGTGTGGACAAACCAGATGTTCGACTCGTAGTGCATTATCAGATTCCGGATAGTTTGGAAAGCTATTTTCAAGAAGCGGGCCGTGCAGGGAGAGATGGGAGAACAGCCACAGCAGTTCTGTTAAATACAAGAGAAGATGAAGCATTGGCAAGAAAACAGTTCGTTGCTTCCTTACCTAACGTTGATTTCGTTAAAAATCTTTATGCAAGGTTGAACAGTTATTTTCAAATTTCATACGGAGAATCAACATTGGAAACATTTCCTTTAAAGTTTAATTCGTTTTGCAAGCGTTACGATTTTAACCCAAACATGGCATACCATGGCCTGCGCATTCTTGACCAAAATTCCGTCATTGACCTGTCCGATACCTATAGCGAGAAGACCACGCTTAAATTCATTGCTTCCAAAACGGGTATTTTTGAGTATCTGAACAATAACCGTAAGACTGCTCCTGTGATACAAACGATTCTGCGCACATATGGTGGAATCACGGATTATGACACCAGCATAAACATCAACTTGATTTCAAAAAAAACAGGAGAACATGAGAAATCAATAAAGAAAATATTGGAACAGTTGCAAACCGACGGTATTGCGGAATATAGGAATACAGCTAGCGACTTGGAAATCAATTTTCTGATTCCAAGAGAAGATGAACGGACCATAAATACCTTTGCAAACAAAATCAGAGACTTTAACAAGGTCAAACAAAGCAATATGGATGCCATGTTGGGCTACATAAATAACAACAGCTTATGCCGCAGCAACTTTATATTAAAATATTTTGGAGAGATAGTAAAAGAAAAATGTGGGACTTGCGATATTTGCACGGAAACGAATGGCCATAGTTCTTTTGATATCAAATCAGAAATAGTCCGATTGTTAAAGGTGAGTCCAAAAACCTCTAGAAAACTTGCGGAAGTATTAGCAGTTGATGAAAAGATAATTTTAAAAACACTAACAATACTCCTTGAAGACGAAGTGGTACTATTAAATCATAAAAATGAGTATGTCATCAATACATAAAAATTCCCTTCGAATTGTGTTTATGGGAACACCAGATTTTGCTGTTGGAAGCCTAAAGGAGATTTTGGATGCAGGCTTTAAAGTGGTGAGTGTAATTACCGCACCAGATAGACCAGCAGGTAGAGGAAGAAAGATTCAGGAATCTGCGGTAAAACAATTCGCAACAGCACAAAACTTAAAGATATTACAACCCACAAATTTAAAAAGTGAAGAATTTTTAGGGGAACTTAAAAATCTGGGGGCAAACCTTCATGTTGTTGTCGCCTTTAGAATGCTACCCAAGGCCGTTTGGCAGATGCCCAAATTTGGCACGTTTAACCTTCATGCTTCTTTACTTCCCCAATATCGAGGAGCTGCTCCCATTAATTGGGCCGTAATCAATGGAGAGACCAAAACAGGTGTAACTACTTTTTTTATTGATGAAAAAATCGATACAGGCAACATTATACTTCAAAAGGAAGAAGAAATCCGATCAGAGGATACCGCAGGTACACTTCATGATAAGCTAATGATATTAGGTGCTGAACTTGTTGTGGCTACATGCCAACAGATTTCCGAAGGTAAAGTTTCCAGTACGACGCAGAAACATTTTGGGGATTTAAAACCTGCTCCTAAACTCCACAAAGAGAATTGTAAAATAAATTGGGAAGCTTCTCTGGAAAACATCCATAACCTTGTTCGAGGTTTAAGCCCCTACCCTTCTGCATGGTGTTGTTTTTTGAATGGAGAAAAAGAGGAAAGTATCAAGATTTATAAAACCCGTATGGAGCCAGAAAAGCATGATTTCAAAGTAGGAAAGCTTCTTGCGGATAAAAAGACACTAAGGGTTGCCACCAAAGAAGGATATTTACAACTTCTGGAAATACAACTTTCGGGAAAGCGAAAAATGAACGTTTCTGAAATTCTAAACGGCCTAAATCTACATAAAAACGCATGTCTTCGCTGAAGCCTTACTATGACTAGGCTTGCAATTGGTCGATTTTTTTTTCTACTTTATCAACAAACGTTTCAAGTTATCAACAAAAAACCCTATTTCCCTTGGTTTTACTTGCGTTAAAAGCAAATCCATATAAATTTGTTCAGCATTAAAATTATTTTAACAACAATTAATTTAATTCCATTATGAACAAAACAGAATTAATCGATGCCATGGCAGCTGATGCTGGCATCACTAAGGCAGCAGCTAAAAAGGCATTGGAATCTTTCTTAGGAAACGTAGAAGGATCTCTTAAAAAAGGAAACAGGGTTTCTTTAGTAGGTTTTGGCTCTTGGTCAGTATCCAAGAGAAATGCAAGAGAAGGTAGAAATCCACAAACTGGGGCAACTATCAAAATCGCAGCTAAGAACGTAGTAAAGTTCAAAGCGGGAGCAGAATTGAGCGGTGCAGTAAACTAATCAATTTCAATTTGAAATATATCA
The nucleotide sequence above comes from Flagellimonas sp. HMM57. Encoded proteins:
- the fmt gene encoding methionyl-tRNA formyltransferase, with translation MSSIHKNSLRIVFMGTPDFAVGSLKEILDAGFKVVSVITAPDRPAGRGRKIQESAVKQFATAQNLKILQPTNLKSEEFLGELKNLGANLHVVVAFRMLPKAVWQMPKFGTFNLHASLLPQYRGAAPINWAVINGETKTGVTTFFIDEKIDTGNIILQKEEEIRSEDTAGTLHDKLMILGAELVVATCQQISEGKVSSTTQKHFGDLKPAPKLHKENCKINWEASLENIHNLVRGLSPYPSAWCCFLNGEKEESIKIYKTRMEPEKHDFKVGKLLADKKTLRVATKEGYLQLLEIQLSGKRKMNVSEILNGLNLHKNACLR
- a CDS encoding ATP-dependent DNA helicase RecQ; translation: MQKKAIVVLKEVWGFDVFRGSQKKIIDAVIAGKDVLALLPTGGGKSICYQVPALVNEGICIVVSPLVALIQDQVNRLKSKGIKAVALTGGITFEELNNLLDNCLYGNYKFLYLSPERLQQSIVQQRIQEMNVNLIAIDEAHCISQWGNDFRPAYLECAVLRELAPNSQMIALTATATPKVIEDILENLELKNPKIVKDSFSRSNIIFKVKKTEDKLYQLKKLVNTIPGSAIVYVRSRKMSLFLAEFLNKNGCKASFFHGGISREEKKEKLGLWLDDNVEIMVATNAFGMGVDKPDVRLVVHYQIPDSLESYFQEAGRAGRDGRTATAVLLNTREDEALARKQFVASLPNVDFVKNLYARLNSYFQISYGESTLETFPLKFNSFCKRYDFNPNMAYHGLRILDQNSVIDLSDTYSEKTTLKFIASKTGIFEYLNNNRKTAPVIQTILRTYGGITDYDTSININLISKKTGEHEKSIKKILEQLQTDGIAEYRNTASDLEINFLIPREDERTINTFANKIRDFNKVKQSNMDAMLGYINNNSLCRSNFILKYFGEIVKEKCGTCDICTETNGHSSFDIKSEIVRLLKVSPKTSRKLAEVLAVDEKIILKTLTILLEDEVVLLNHKNEYVINT
- a CDS encoding HU family DNA-binding protein: MNKTELIDAMAADAGITKAAAKKALESFLGNVEGSLKKGNRVSLVGFGSWSVSKRNAREGRNPQTGATIKIAAKNVVKFKAGAELSGAVN